A window of Deltaproteobacteria bacterium genomic DNA:
CGGTTTCTTGGTGCTGAACTTCTTTCGACGGGACCTGCAACGGTAGGACATGGTCTTGTGAGAACGGCCGTCCTGGACCCTGTCCGAATCGCAGTTGGGGCAGCGGACGCCTTCCGGCCACCGGACGGCTACTATTGTCTTATGGGCATCCGCGACGTGAAGGCGGGAACCGCGCTTCCCGACATGGAGTGGAGCGGCCTTTCCGTCGCCGACGGAGCCTTCAACGATTCGTCACAGACGATCAGCGGCGTGTTCTACGGTCCGGCGCAACAGGAGGTTGGGGGCGTTTTCGATCGTGACGGCATCACGGGCGTGTTCGGAGCAAAGCGCCGATAGATCTCTTGGCCGCGATGACGGGACGGAAGAAAGCGACCGGAGCCGAGAGCGTGTAAGCGGTACGGGGACCCCACCTTGTCGCGAGCAAGGAGATGAGTTTTGGTGGGGTATTTGGCGGGGGGAGGAAGGCGATGACGTATAGGGAATCGCGGGCAGCGGGAAGGGATCTGTGGGCGAAGTACGAGAGGTTGGGGATGGAGGGGATGGGGCATGGAAGGAGAAGGCGCAGGGTGTCGAGGGAAGAGAAGGCGCGGATGGTGGCGGAGTGCTGCCGGCCTGGGGCGTC
This region includes:
- a CDS encoding transferrin-binding protein-like solute binding protein, yielding MGIRDVKAGTALPDMEWSGLSVADGAFNDSSQTISGVFYGPAQQEVGGVFDRDGITGVFGAKRR